In Rhodoferax koreense, a genomic segment contains:
- a CDS encoding phage baseplate assembly protein: MIDESNLVRLVVDGTEFGGWKNVRIEAGIERQARSFDLEVTDRWPGQTDVPRRVQPGDACTLYIGEDLVATGYIDGTPIRYDGTSLSVGIRGRSKTADLVDCCPIQGSKGAPGGTGSTGKGWAALNLTAVDGTKAAAAKTVKPNAKGGSGGQWRGVKLEQIASDMAAPYGVTVRAEVDTGGTLAFQVQQGETVFESIDRMLRIRHCLATDNAQGDLVFIVAGSGGKAGVALELGVNIRAAEAALDFSKVFSEYICKGQKSVTSQQTDEDEAGEDVDTAVTSSIGSSASVTDNRVSRHRLLVLRQSGQVDEGTCADRVRYERAHRAAKALETTYTVDGWRQSDTAGLWVPNQIVRVVDSVIGFETEMLVAEVKYLLDEQGQRTELRVGPVDGYVSAAQKKQKKGKNVKIVKDRYASGGLGLSGESE, from the coding sequence ATGATCGACGAATCCAACCTGGTGCGCCTGGTGGTGGACGGCACGGAATTCGGCGGCTGGAAAAACGTGCGCATCGAAGCCGGCATCGAGCGCCAGGCGCGCAGCTTCGACCTCGAAGTGACCGACCGCTGGCCCGGCCAGACCGACGTGCCGCGCCGGGTGCAGCCCGGTGACGCCTGCACGCTGTACATCGGCGAAGACCTGGTCGCCACCGGCTACATCGACGGAACGCCCATCCGGTACGACGGCACATCGCTCAGCGTCGGCATTCGTGGCCGCAGCAAAACCGCCGACCTGGTGGACTGCTGCCCCATCCAGGGCAGCAAGGGCGCTCCCGGCGGCACGGGAAGCACCGGTAAGGGCTGGGCCGCGCTCAACCTCACGGCGGTGGACGGCACGAAGGCCGCCGCCGCGAAGACGGTCAAACCCAACGCCAAGGGCGGCAGCGGCGGCCAGTGGCGCGGCGTGAAGCTGGAGCAGATCGCTTCCGACATGGCCGCACCCTACGGCGTCACGGTCCGTGCGGAGGTGGACACCGGAGGCACGCTGGCCTTTCAGGTGCAGCAGGGCGAGACCGTATTCGAAAGCATCGACCGCATGCTGCGTATCCGGCATTGCCTCGCGACCGACAACGCGCAGGGGGATCTGGTCTTCATCGTCGCCGGCAGCGGCGGCAAGGCCGGCGTGGCGCTGGAGCTGGGTGTGAACATCCGTGCAGCCGAAGCGGCGCTCGATTTCAGCAAGGTCTTCAGCGAATACATCTGCAAAGGGCAGAAGTCCGTTACCAGCCAGCAGACCGACGAAGACGAAGCCGGTGAGGACGTGGACACCGCCGTCACATCGTCGATCGGCAGCAGCGCCAGCGTCACCGACAACCGCGTCAGCCGCCACCGCCTGCTGGTGCTGCGGCAAAGCGGCCAGGTGGACGAAGGCACCTGCGCCGATCGCGTGCGCTACGAGCGGGCCCACCGTGCCGCCAAGGCGCTGGAAACCACCTACACCGTGGACGGCTGGCGGCAGAGCGACACGGCCGGTCTGTGGGTGCCGAACCAGATCGTGCGCGTGGTCGACAGCGTGATCGGGTTTGAGACGGAAATGCTTGTGGCCGAGGTGAAGTACCTGCTGGACGAACAAGGCCAGCGCACGGAACTGCGCGTCGGCCCGGTTGACGGCTACGTGTCGGCCGCACAGAAGAAACAGAAGAAAGGCAAGAACGTGAAGATCGTCAAAGACCGCTACGCCTCCGGTGGCCTGGGATTGAGTGGAGAGTCCGAATGA
- a CDS encoding DNA circularization protein — protein sequence MTYLSESLQPASFRGVPFYVDAAGVEVGRRVQVHEYPQRDQPWAEDLGRATRSFTVDAFVVGPGYIADANALIAAAEEEGTGTLVHPWLGTMEVSLRELMRVRFDTAAGRAEVSFSFVEGGELEFPSAQSSTPMLSRMSADSLSFAGASSFASGFAVDGFASFVRDAAALDLNSAFDFIGSLSGVSPLASWASGLGASVGSLVQQLSTPLDFAQSLMDLFDLSPLVASLFGGGDDVAPAYSGSSAASTAGTANGDPMAAMALAIVGVAGNGGAGGVLNAPVPAATATPARRQQVLNTAAINALVRRALLAQAVGISSHVDATVQADAHTVRSAVCAALDAESLVADDTAYNALQAARQAVWADLTARASGGARLVPLTPPQVCSALVIAYDRYEDATRADEIVLRNRLVHPGFVPQKPLQVLSK from the coding sequence ATGACCTACCTCAGTGAATCGCTGCAGCCGGCGAGCTTTCGCGGCGTGCCCTTTTACGTGGACGCCGCCGGTGTCGAGGTAGGCCGGCGCGTGCAAGTGCACGAGTATCCGCAGCGCGACCAACCATGGGCGGAAGACCTGGGCCGTGCAACGCGCAGCTTCACGGTGGATGCCTTCGTCGTCGGGCCCGGCTACATCGCCGACGCGAACGCACTGATCGCCGCTGCGGAGGAAGAGGGCACCGGTACGCTGGTGCATCCCTGGCTCGGCACCATGGAGGTGTCGCTGCGCGAACTCATGCGCGTGCGCTTTGACACCGCCGCCGGCCGGGCCGAGGTCAGCTTCAGCTTCGTCGAGGGCGGCGAGCTGGAATTCCCTTCCGCGCAGAGCAGCACGCCGATGCTCAGCCGCATGTCGGCCGACAGCCTGTCGTTCGCCGGCGCCAGCAGCTTCGCCAGTGGCTTCGCGGTCGATGGTTTTGCTTCCTTCGTGCGTGATGCCGCCGCGCTGGACCTGAACAGCGCATTCGACTTCATCGGCTCGCTCAGCGGCGTCAGCCCGCTTGCCAGCTGGGCCTCCGGCCTGGGCGCGTCTGTCGGCTCCCTGGTGCAGCAGCTGTCCACGCCGTTGGATTTCGCGCAGTCGCTCATGGATCTGTTCGACCTGTCGCCCCTGGTGGCCTCGCTCTTCGGTGGTGGCGATGATGTTGCGCCCGCCTACTCGGGCAGCAGTGCGGCCAGCACCGCCGGCACCGCCAACGGCGACCCCATGGCCGCCATGGCCCTGGCCATCGTCGGCGTGGCCGGCAACGGCGGCGCGGGTGGCGTGCTCAACGCGCCGGTGCCGGCCGCCACGGCCACGCCCGCGCGCCGGCAGCAAGTGCTCAACACCGCCGCCATCAACGCGCTGGTGCGCCGCGCCCTGCTGGCCCAGGCCGTCGGCATCAGCAGCCATGTGGATGCCACCGTGCAGGCCGACGCGCACACCGTGCGCAGCGCCGTGTGCGCCGCGCTTGACGCCGAAAGCCTGGTCGCCGACGACACGGCCTACAACGCGCTGCAGGCCGCCCGCCAGGCCGTATGGGCCGACCTTACCGCCCGCGCGTCTGGCGGTGCCCGCCTGGTGCCGCTCACGCCGCCGCAGGTGTGCTCGGCCCTGGTGATTGCCTACGACCGGTATGAGGACGCCACGCGCGCGGATGAAATCGTCTTGCGCAACCGACTGGTCCATCCCGGCTTCGTGCCGCAGAAACCCCTGCAGGTGCTCTCCAAATGA